The following are encoded together in the Daphnia magna isolate NIES linkage group LG8, ASM2063170v1.1, whole genome shotgun sequence genome:
- the LOC116929025 gene encoding uncharacterized protein LOC116929025 — MNKVIFIFALMVAVAVALPQRPFRPRPGGFQQPGFGGFNNFGGSGTGAGAGTGKCWPWRCICIWSRYLKCSKWRIRYWLGYWIGIYWSLWSGRCHWPGYWKQFWEIS, encoded by the exons ATGAACAAG GTCATTTTTATCTTCGCCCTCATGGTGGCTGTAGCCGTGGCTTTGCCACAACGACCATTCCGTCCACGTCCCGGTGGTTTCCAGCAACCAGGGTTCGGAGGATTCAATAATTTCG GTGGTTCTGGAACCGGAGCTGGAGCAGGAACCGGTAAGTGCTGGCCCTGGAGGTGTATCTGCATCTGGA GTCGGTATCTCAAGTGCTCAAAATGGCGGATTCGGTACTGGCTCGGGTACTGGATCGGCATTTATTGGTCCCTTTGGTCAGGCCGGTGCCACTGGCCAGGGTACTGGAAGCAGTTTTGGGAAATAAGTTAA